Genomic DNA from Hordeum vulgare subsp. vulgare chromosome 2H, MorexV3_pseudomolecules_assembly, whole genome shotgun sequence:
TTTATTTCTGGAGAACTATGCTTGGAAGTGTGACCTGATATTCAGGAATGAGCCTGCTTGAGTGTGCTCTGAGTAATTACTGTCGAAATCTCATGTGGTGTTTCATGTAATCTGTAATCGGAACTTGAAACCATATGTGGACACTGAATTTAGTAACCGAGCTTTGCCATTTTTCAAGTAAAATGTGCTGCTGCTTGGGTGAGCTCTGAGTAATTACCTTGAAATCTCATGGGATGTTCAAAAATTAATCTGGAAGTGGTACTTGAAACTATGTGTGGACACTCAATTTAGTACTCCCTCCctttaatactccctctgtccaaaATTACTTGTtgccaaaatggatgtatcagaactaaaatatgtctagaactttagatacatctatttttatgacaagtaattccggagagAGGGAGTACAACACTTTGCTGTGATAAGTAACGGGAGTAACTAAACTATGTTTCGAAGTTAAATGTGGTGTTGCTTGAAACAGTTGTGCTGTATTCTGGACTTCTTATTGCTTCTTGCGTTGCTCGACCGCATTTGGAAGCGGAAACAATAATACAGTATAACTAATTCAGTATTCACACACTAAAGAATGAGTGTAAagaatcatactccctccgttcctaaatataacacCTTTTAAAAATTCCATTCTTCCTCTGTTTTTAAATACTTGTTGgaagaactagactagttctctccaacaacaaatattatggtacagagggagcacatacggatgtatgtagtcatattttaggatgtagattcactcattttgctccgtatctagtttatagtgtaatctttaaaaggtcttatatttaggaacggagggagtagaacaaATACTCTCACATTATTGGTCGTTGTTCCATAAGGTGGCCTCACTGACATGGATGGCTACAGATTACTGCAAACTTGGCCGAAAGAAGGTAACAAAAATACTCAGGCCGCATACGGCGGGTACGTTCATTTTAGGGGATGCCAATGATTGGGATGAAAGGGAAGACGTAGATGAGAGGGATGCCCAGGCCGTAGGGTGGGCTGCTCCGTCCAAAGCGCGGCGGCAGGCTGGGCCGTGATGCAGGCCTCGGGGGTGACCTCTGGTCGCTGCCGCCGGCGGACATGGTCGCGACGGTTCCTCCGCACCTCGTGAAGACGGCGAGTCGGGATCCCAGCGCGTACGAGCCAGCCCACCCGGCAACGACGACACGCGCGACGGTGAGCCTCCGCGGCGCGCAGAGCTGCTCCCGCGTGTCGCCGAGGACCCTCGCGGCGCACCGCGAGGCCGGCACCGGCTCCGGCACGGCCACGCCGAAGTTGCCGCCGCCGTCCGTCTGCGCCACAGCGCGCGGGCgcgtgctgccgccgtcgacgccGCTGCACTCCACCGCCACGACCACACCTGGCAGATAGATGTACGTACCCGCAAAAG
This window encodes:
- the LOC123428696 gene encoding uncharacterized protein LOC123428696 produces the protein MSRLISPSCPSVRALNARPVHILLLVPRRRRLLLAVVLSQLGALSCQTLRGSVTCLDCPAGHRPSGVVVAVECSGVDGGSTRPRAVAQTDGGGNFGVAVPEPVPASRCAARVLGDTREQLCAPRRLTVARVVVAGWAGSYALGSRLAVFTRCGGTVATMSAGGSDQRSPPRPASRPSLPPRFGRSSPPYGLGIPLIYVFPFIPIIGIP